The Pan paniscus chromosome 1, NHGRI_mPanPan1-v2.0_pri, whole genome shotgun sequence genome has a segment encoding these proteins:
- the SLC66A1 gene encoding lysosomal amino acid transporter 1 homolog isoform X3: protein MLTLYFYYKFRTRPSLLSAPINSVLLFLMGTACATPLLSAAGPVAAPREAFRGRALLSVESGSKPFTRQEVIGFVIGSISSVLYLLSRLPQIRTNFLRKSTQGISYSLFALVMLGNTLYGLSVLLKNPEEGQSEGSYLLHHLPWLVGSLGVLLLDTIISIQFLVYRRSTAASELEPLLPS, encoded by the exons ATGCTGACGCTGTACTTTTACTACAAGTTCAGGACACGCCCCTCTCTGT TGTCTGCCCCCATCAACTCCGTGCTGTTGTTCCTCATGGGGACGGCGTGCGCCACACCGCTGCTGAGCGCTGCTGGGCCCGTGGCTGCCCCTAGGGAAGCCTTCCGGGGGCGGGCGCTCCTGTCCGTGGAGTCGGGCAGCAAG CCCTTCACCCGGCAGGAAGTCATTGGTTTCGTCATCGGCTCCATCTCCAGCGTGTTGTACCTGCTCTCCCGGCTGCCTCAGATCCGCACCAAC TTCCTCCGGAAGTCCACCCAGGGGATCTCCTACTCTCTGTTCGCGCTGGTGATGCTGGGGAACACGCTGTATGGGCTGAGCGTGCTGCTCAAAAACCCCGAGGAGGGCCAGAGCGAGGGCAGCTACCTGCTGCACCACCTGCCCTGGCTTGTGGGCAGCCTGGGCGTGCTGCTGCTCGACACCATC ATCTCCATCCAGTTCCTGGTGTACAGGCGCAGCACCGCCGCCTCGGAGCTTGAGCCCCTCCTCCCCAGCTGA
- the SLC66A1 gene encoding lysosomal amino acid transporter 1 homolog isoform X1, whose protein sequence is MVWKKLGSRNFSSCPNGSIQWIWDVLGECAQDGWDEASVGLGLISILCFAASTFPQFIKAYKTGNMDQALSLWFLLGWIGGDSCNLIGSFLADQLPLQTYTAVYYVLADLVMLTLYFYYKFRTRPSLLSAPINSVLLFLMGTACATPLLSAAGPVAAPREAFRGRALLSVESGSKPFTRQEVIGFVIGSISSVLYLLSRLPQIRTNFLRKSTQGISYSLFALVMLGNTLYGLSVLLKNPEEGQSEGSYLLHHLPWLVGSLGVLLLDTIVSFRACGAGGGVWARKLLPAHSVSTHPSLPPFIHPSIHPSLPPSLHLFTQSCTPPVCQAPSWTLEP, encoded by the exons ATGGTCTGGAAGAAACTGGGCTCCCGCAACTTCTCCAGCTGCCCCAATGGCTCCATCCAGTGGATATGGGATGTGTTGGGTGAATGTGCCCAGGACGGCTGGGACGAGGCCAGCGTGGGCCTGGGCTTGATCTCCATTCTCTGCTTTGCTGCATCTACCTTCCC CCAGTTCATCAAAGCCTACAAGACGGGCAACATGGACCAGGCGCTGTCCCTGTGGTTCCTCCTGGGCTGGATTGGCGGAGACTCCTGCAACCTCATCGGCTCCTTCCTTGCTGACCAGCTGCCCCTGCAG ACCTACACGGCTGTGTATTATGTCTTGGCAGACCTGGTGATGCTGACGCTGTACTTTTACTACAAGTTCAGGACACGCCCCTCTCTGT TGTCTGCCCCCATCAACTCCGTGCTGTTGTTCCTCATGGGGACGGCGTGCGCCACACCGCTGCTGAGCGCTGCTGGGCCCGTGGCTGCCCCTAGGGAAGCCTTCCGGGGGCGGGCGCTCCTGTCCGTGGAGTCGGGCAGCAAG CCCTTCACCCGGCAGGAAGTCATTGGTTTCGTCATCGGCTCCATCTCCAGCGTGTTGTACCTGCTCTCCCGGCTGCCTCAGATCCGCACCAAC TTCCTCCGGAAGTCCACCCAGGGGATCTCCTACTCTCTGTTCGCGCTGGTGATGCTGGGGAACACGCTGTATGGGCTGAGCGTGCTGCTCAAAAACCCCGAGGAGGGCCAGAGCGAGGGCAGCTACCTGCTGCACCACCTGCCCTGGCTTGTGGGCAGCCTGGGCGTGCTGCTGCTCGACACCATCGTATCCTTCAGGGCGTGTGGGGCAGGTGGCGGGGTGTGGGCAAGGAAGCTTCTGCCTGCACACAGCGTCAGCACTCATCCGTCTCTTCCTCCcttcatccatccgtccatccatccctccctccctccctccctccatctcttcaCCCAGTCGTGCAcacctcctgtgtgccaggcacccagCTGGACCCTGGAGCCGTGA
- the SLC66A1 gene encoding lysosomal amino acid transporter 1 homolog isoform X2: MVWKKLGSRNFSSCPNGSIQWIWDVLGECAQDGWDEASVGLGLISILCFAASTFPQFIKAYKTGNMDQALSLWFLLGWIGGDSCNLIGSFLADQLPLQTYTAVYYVLADLVMLTLYFYYKFRTRPSLLSAPINSVLLFLMGTACATPLLSAAGPVAAPREAFRGRALLSVESGSKPFTRQEVIGFVIGSISSVLYLLSRLPQIRTNFLRKSTQGISYSLFALVMLGNTLYGLSVLLKNPEEGQSEGSYLLHHLPWLVGSLGVLLLDTIISIQFLVYRRSTAASELEPLLPS, from the exons ATGGTCTGGAAGAAACTGGGCTCCCGCAACTTCTCCAGCTGCCCCAATGGCTCCATCCAGTGGATATGGGATGTGTTGGGTGAATGTGCCCAGGACGGCTGGGACGAGGCCAGCGTGGGCCTGGGCTTGATCTCCATTCTCTGCTTTGCTGCATCTACCTTCCC CCAGTTCATCAAAGCCTACAAGACGGGCAACATGGACCAGGCGCTGTCCCTGTGGTTCCTCCTGGGCTGGATTGGCGGAGACTCCTGCAACCTCATCGGCTCCTTCCTTGCTGACCAGCTGCCCCTGCAG ACCTACACGGCTGTGTATTATGTCTTGGCAGACCTGGTGATGCTGACGCTGTACTTTTACTACAAGTTCAGGACACGCCCCTCTCTGT TGTCTGCCCCCATCAACTCCGTGCTGTTGTTCCTCATGGGGACGGCGTGCGCCACACCGCTGCTGAGCGCTGCTGGGCCCGTGGCTGCCCCTAGGGAAGCCTTCCGGGGGCGGGCGCTCCTGTCCGTGGAGTCGGGCAGCAAG CCCTTCACCCGGCAGGAAGTCATTGGTTTCGTCATCGGCTCCATCTCCAGCGTGTTGTACCTGCTCTCCCGGCTGCCTCAGATCCGCACCAAC TTCCTCCGGAAGTCCACCCAGGGGATCTCCTACTCTCTGTTCGCGCTGGTGATGCTGGGGAACACGCTGTATGGGCTGAGCGTGCTGCTCAAAAACCCCGAGGAGGGCCAGAGCGAGGGCAGCTACCTGCTGCACCACCTGCCCTGGCTTGTGGGCAGCCTGGGCGTGCTGCTGCTCGACACCATC ATCTCCATCCAGTTCCTGGTGTACAGGCGCAGCACCGCCGCCTCGGAGCTTGAGCCCCTCCTCCCCAGCTGA
- the LOC100981962 gene encoding aflatoxin B1 aldehyde reductase member 2 translates to MWQGSPGAPTPSRGVCHLPPGRLTTSRSAARAQLLGQGPPGQLTARPRPRGNRRPRPHAARWADRAWRRRWGRACCPRPQLPPRSSPAWAGPPGSQRAGAAAMLSAASGVVSRAAVHCALRSPPPEARALAMSRPPPPRVSSVLGTMEMGRRMDAPASAAAVRAFLERGRTELDTAFMYSDGQSETILGGLGLGLGGGDCRVKIATKANPWDGKSLKPDSVRSQLETSLKRLQCPRVDLFYLHAPDHGTPVEETLHACHQLHQEGKFVELGLSNYASWEVAEICTLCKSNGWILPTVYQGMYNATTRQVETELFPCLRHFGLRFYAYNPLAGGLLTGKYKYEDKDGKQPVGRFFGNSWAETYRNRFWKEHHFEAIALVEKALQAAYGASAPSVTSAALRWMYHHSQLQGAHGDAVILGMSSLEQLEQNLAATEEGPLEPAVVDAFNQAWHLVAHECPNYFR, encoded by the exons ATGTGGCAGGGAAGCCCAGGAGCCCCGACCCCCAGCCGTGGAGTTTGCCACCTGCCCCCGGGCCGGCTCACCACGTCCAGATCCGCCGCCAGGGCCCAGCTTCTGGGTCAAGGCCCGCCGGGTCAGCTGACCGCGCGCCCCCGCCCCCGCGGGAACCGCAGGCCCCGCCCCCACGCCGCGCGCTGGGCTGACCGGGCCTGGAGGCGCCGCTGGGGCCGCGCCTGTTGTCCCCGCCCCCAACTGCCTCCGCGCTCCTCCCCGGCATGGGCGGGGCCCCCCGGCTCCCAACGCGCAGGCGCCGCTGCTATGCTGAGTGCCGCGTCTGGCGTAGTCTCCCGCGCCGCCGTCCACTGCGCGCTTCGCTCTCCGCCGCCCGAGGCCCGCGCGCTCGCCATGTCCCGGCCACCGCCACCGCGGGTCTCTTCGGTGCTGGGCACCATGGAGATGGGGCGCCGAATGGACGCGCCCGCCAGCGCCGCGGCCGTGCGCGCCTTTCTGGAGCGCGGCCGCACCGAACTGGACACGGCCTTCATGTACAGCGACGGCCAgtccgagaccatcctgggcggCCTGGGGCTCGGGCTGGGCGGTGGCGACTGCAGAG TGAAAATTGCCACCAAGGCCAACCCTTGGGATGGAAAATCACTAAAGCCTGACAGTGTCCGGTCCCAGCTGGAGACGTCATTGAAGAGGCTGCAGTGTCCCCGAGTGGACCTCTTCTACCTACACGCACCTGACCACGGCACCCCAGTGGAAGAGACGCTGCATGCCTGCCACCAGCTGCACCAGGAG GGCAAGTTCGTGGAGCTTGGCCTCTCCAACTATGCTAGCTGGGAAGTGGCCGAGATCTGTACCCTCTGCAAGAGCAATGGCTGGATCCTGCCCACTGTGTACCAG GGCATGTACAACGCCACCACCCGGCAGGTGGAAACGGAGCTCTTCCCCTGCCTCAGGCACTTTGGACTGAGGTTCTATGCCTACAACCCTCTGGCTG GGGGCCTGCTGACTGGCAAGTACAAGTATGAGGACAAGGACGGGAAACAGCCTGTGGGCCGCTTCTTTGGGAATAGCTGGGCTGAGACCTACAGGAATCG CTTCTGGAAGGAGCACCACTTCGAGGCCATTGCGTTGGTGGAGAAGGCCCTGCAGGCCGCATATGGCGCCAGCGCCCCCAGTGTGACCTCGGCTGCCCTCCGGTGGATGTACCACCACTCACAGCTGCAG GGTGCCCACGGGGACGCGGTCATCCTGGGCATGTCCAGCCTGGAGCAGCTGGAGCAGAACTTGGCAGCAACAGAGGAAGGGCCCCTGGAGCCAGCTGTCGTGGATGCCTTTAATCAAGCCTGGCATTTGGTTGCTCACGAATGTCCCAACTACTTCCGCTAG